The following is a genomic window from Hymenobacter chitinivorans DSM 11115.
GCCTTATTTTCTGCTGACGCTCCGGTAGCGGGCAGCAGTACGGCGGCAGGGGAGGAGCGGGAATGTGGCCGGATCGGGCGGGGAAACGCGGCCGGCTATACAGCAAACCTGTTGCGGCGGGGGCGGTTGTCTGATATTTTTTGAAACTTGCGGGCTTTCTGAGCGGGCAAGGGGCCGGCTCCCGGCCTGCGTCCGGCCGTTACGCAGCTTTACCGTTGCCTGCCCGTGCTGGAAGCCCCGTTTGTTGACCCCCCCGAGAATATGCTCATCAACGGCCTTACCATCCGGCCGGGCGAACAGGTCCTGACGCGGCTCGTTATTTCGCGCCTGCCCTCGGGCACCGTCATCGACGTGCCGGTGCACGTGTACCGCTCCGAAAAGCCCGGCCCCACGGTGCTGCTCATGGCCGGTATGCACGGCGACGAGGTGAATGGCATCGAAACCATCCGCCGCCTGATCCGGCGCGACCTGCTGCACCCGCTGCGGGGCTCCATCATTGCCATTCCCATCCTGAACATCTACGGGTTTTTGAACTTCAGTCGGGAAGTACCCGATGGCAAAGACGTAAACCGCAGTTTTCCCGGCCACCCGCGGGGTTCCTTGGCCAGCCGCGTGGCCCACCGCTTCATGCGCGAAATCATGCCCCTGGTCGACTGCGGCATTGATTTTCACACCGGCGGGGCGGCCCGCAGCAACTTCCCGCAGGTGCGCTGCCAGCTCGGCTCCCCCGACGGCGACGCCCTGGCCCAGGCCTTTGGGGCGCCCTTTACGCTGCACTCGTCGCTACGGCCGGGCTCGTTGCGGGAAGCCGCCTTCAAGCAGGGCAAGTCCATTATCGTGTACGAGGCCGGGGAGTCGCTGCGGCTCGATGAGGCTGGCATCGATACGGCCATTGCTGGCACGTTTCGGGTGCTGCACCACCTGGGCATGGTGCCCGAGGCCGCCCCGCCGGCCCAACCCACTATCGTGTGCTTGCGCCACACCTGGCTGCGGGCCAAGTTTGCAGGCCTGTTTCGGAGCCACGTGCAAAACGGGCAGTACCTGGAAAAAGGCCAGACTTACGGCAGCGTGGCCGACCCTTACGGCGAGCAGGCCGTGCGGCTGGAGTCGCCGGTGGCGGGCTATATTATCGGGCTCAACCACATGCCGGTCGTCAACCAGGGCGACGCGCTGCTGCACGTGGGGCTGGTTGACGAGGCCGAGGCCGCCCGGCTGGCCCGCAACCCGCCCTTCAACGAGAAGCCCGGCAGCCCCGAGGAATTGGAAGAAATAGAAATCGAATAACCACCGCTGCCGCCAGCAGCACCTTTTCTTTGCTCTTATGAGTTCAGTTTCCAATTTGCCGCGTACGACCCGCCTGCAGCTGCGCCCGTTTCAGGCCGCCGACCTGCCCGCCTTTGCCGCCTACCGCGCCGACCCCACCGTGGCCCGCTTCCAAAGCTGGGAACCCTACACCGCCGCCCAGGCCGAGGCTTTCGTGGCCAGTCAGGCCGGGGCAGTCATTCCGGCCCCGCCCGGCACCTGGGTCCAGATTGCCATTGCCCGCGCCGACACCGACGAGCTGCTGGGCGACTGTGCCCTCTGCCTGCAGGCCGATGACCCCCGGCAGGCCGAAATCGGAATTACGCTGGCCCCGGTCCACCAGGGACAGGGCTACGCCACTGAAGCGCTACGGGCCCTGCTCGGCTACTGCTTTCGGGAGCTGCACCTGCACCGGGTGATGGCCGTAACCGACTGCCTCAACCAGGGCTCGGTGGCGCTGCTGGCCCGGGCAGGCATGCGGCAGGAAGCGCATTTTCGGCAGCACGTCTGGTTTAAAGGCGGCTGGGGCGACGAATACGTGTATGCCCTGCTGGGGTCGGAGTGGCAGCAAAACCAGGGATAAAGGCCCTAACAGGCAGGTAGCTTGCCGCTTTTTGTGTTTCTTTGGTCAGCCATTGACGGGCTTTTTCTCTTTTCTCTCTTTTTCCTCGAATGAACAATCCCCTGCGCCTGATAATCGACGCCGTGCTGGTAGTGGCCGTAATCGTGCTATTCTACCTGCACTTCTCCTCCAAGCCCGCTGCGGCTCCCGCCGCTGCTCCGGCCGCCGCGGCCGTTACGACCCCCACCGCCGACCAAGACGATGACGACACCACCGCTACGGCCGCCGCTACCACGGTAGTACCCGTGGCCGATACTGATAAAGTAGCCTACGTGGAATCGGGTAAGCTACTGGAAGGCTACAAGGGCATGCAGGACGCCCGCCGCAGCTTCGAGGCCAAGGCCCGCGGTTGGGAGCGGCAAAACCAAGCCCTGGTAACCGGCTTCCAGAATGCCGTGCAGCAGTACCAGAAGCAGGCCGAGAGCCTCACGCCCGAGCAGCGCGCCGCCACTGAGCAGAAGCTCCAGGCCCAGCAGCAGCAGGCCGGCCTAGCCCAGGAAAAGCTGCAGCGCCAGGCCCAGGAAGAAGAAGCCAAGATGACCCAGCAGGTGCTGGGCCGCATCAACAAGCAGATTGAGCAGTACGGCAAAGCCAACGGCTACAAACTGATCCTGATTGCCGCGCCCAGCGGCACCATTGCCTACGGCCGCAAGGACATCGACATTACCGCCGCCGTGCTCAAGCACCTGAACCAGGAGTACAGCGGCAAAAAATAGTAGCTCTTCTATATGAACCTGGAAATGCCTGCCGTTTACGATAAAACGGCAGGCATTTTTACTTTCTCCCAGCCAACCTTTTGGCCCGACTTTTCATCCTCCGGTAGCGCGCCGGCTTATTGCTGACGCTGCCCCCGCGGGCCTTTGTTTTCCCTTAGCCACCTCTTTATCGTCCTTCTCTACTCTTTATTTATGAGCCGATTTCGCTCACTTCTGCTGCTTGGGGTCCTGCTGGCCGCGGCCCCGGCGGCCCGGGCCCAGCAGCCCGGCAAGCTTACCATTAGCGGCTACGTCCGGGACCAGGCCACGGGGGAAAACCTCATCGGCGTGGCCGTAATGAACCCCGCCACCGGCCAGGGCACGGCCACCAACAACTACGGCTTCTACTCCCTGACCCTGCCCGCCGCCAGTGACTCGCTGCGGCTGTTCGTGTCGTACCTGGGCTACGAGAAGGGGCGCTTTGCCGTGAAGGCTGAGCGCAACGTAAGCCACGACTTCCGCCTGCGGCCTTTGTCAGCCGAAATAGCTGGCGTGGAAGTGGTGGGCGCCAAAGAGGAAAAAATTGCCCAGAGCACCCGTATGGGCACTATCAACGTGCCCATTGCCCAGATCAAAACCCTGCCCGCGCTGTTTGGCGAAACCGACGTGCTCAAGGTGCTCCAGCTGCTGCCCGGTGTGCAGAGTGGGGGCGAGGGTACCAGCGGCCTGTACGTGCGCGGCGGCTCCCCCGACCAGAACCTGATTTTGCTCGACGGCACGCCGGTGTATAATGCGGCCCACTTATTCGGCTTTTTCTCGGTCTTCAATGCCGACGCGCTAAACAACGTGGAGCTGATCAAGGGCGGCTTTCCGGCCCGCTACGGCGGCCGGCTGTCATCGGTGCTGGATATTTCGATGAAGGAAGGCAACATGCAGGAGTTTCACGGCGAGGGCGCCATCGGCATCGTGGCCTCCAAGCTGACGTTGGAAGGCCCGATCAAGAAGGACACGGCCTCGTTTATCATCTCGGCCCGCCGCACCTACATCGACCTGCTGGCCCGCCCGCTGATCAACCTGGCGCTGGCCAACGAGGGCATTCCGTTCGACGAGCGGCCCACGGTGGGCTACTTCTTCCACGATTTGAACGGCAAGCTCAACTGGAAAGTAAGCCGCCGCGACCGGCTCTACCTGAGCGCCTACACCGGCTACGACAAGTTCTACGGCCGCTACAACGACAAGAACGACGACGGCACTTACTACAAGGAAAACGACGGCCTGGGCTGGGGCAACCTCACTGCCGCCCTGCGCTGGAACCACGTGCTCAATGACCGGCTGTTCATGAACACGCACTTCACCTACAGCAAGTACCAGTTCAACGTCGGCATTGCCCAGGAAACCAAGCTGCTCGACAACGGCCAGCCCCGGGTCGAGAAATTTGCCCTGCGCTACCTGTCCAACATCCGGGACCTGAGCCTGAAAGCCGACCTGGACTACGTACCCAATCCCGACCACTACATCCGCTTCGGGGGCCAGTACATTCTGCACTCCTTCCGCCCCGGCGCCCTGCAGGTGAAGGGTGAGGGTGCGGCCGACATTGAGTCGGGGGTGCAGACGCTGGCCAGCGAAGCCAGCCTTTACGCCGAGGACGACTACCGCCTCACCGACCGGCTCAAAGTCAACGCGGGCTTGCGCCTGAACAGCTTTTTGGTCGACAACAAGGTGTATCCGTCGGTGGAGCCGCGCTTGGCGGCCCGCTTCCTGCTCACCGAAGACTGGGCCCTGAAGGCGTCCTACGCCCGCACCACCCAGTACATTCACCTGCTTACCAACAGCGGCATCGGTCTGCCCACCGACCTGTGGGTGCCGGCTACGGCCAAGGTGAAGCCCCAGCGCGCCCAGCAACTCAGCCTGGGGGCGGCCCGCAGCCTGCAGCACAAGGGCGAAGAGTACGAGCTCAGCCTGG
Proteins encoded in this region:
- a CDS encoding succinylglutamate desuccinylase/aspartoacylase family protein; this translates as MLEAPFVDPPENMLINGLTIRPGEQVLTRLVISRLPSGTVIDVPVHVYRSEKPGPTVLLMAGMHGDEVNGIETIRRLIRRDLLHPLRGSIIAIPILNIYGFLNFSREVPDGKDVNRSFPGHPRGSLASRVAHRFMREIMPLVDCGIDFHTGGAARSNFPQVRCQLGSPDGDALAQAFGAPFTLHSSLRPGSLREAAFKQGKSIIVYEAGESLRLDEAGIDTAIAGTFRVLHHLGMVPEAAPPAQPTIVCLRHTWLRAKFAGLFRSHVQNGQYLEKGQTYGSVADPYGEQAVRLESPVAGYIIGLNHMPVVNQGDALLHVGLVDEAEAARLARNPPFNEKPGSPEELEEIEIE
- a CDS encoding GNAT family N-acetyltransferase, with translation MSSVSNLPRTTRLQLRPFQAADLPAFAAYRADPTVARFQSWEPYTAAQAEAFVASQAGAVIPAPPGTWVQIAIARADTDELLGDCALCLQADDPRQAEIGITLAPVHQGQGYATEALRALLGYCFRELHLHRVMAVTDCLNQGSVALLARAGMRQEAHFRQHVWFKGGWGDEYVYALLGSEWQQNQG
- a CDS encoding OmpH family outer membrane protein; protein product: MNNPLRLIIDAVLVVAVIVLFYLHFSSKPAAAPAAAPAAAAVTTPTADQDDDDTTATAAATTVVPVADTDKVAYVESGKLLEGYKGMQDARRSFEAKARGWERQNQALVTGFQNAVQQYQKQAESLTPEQRAATEQKLQAQQQQAGLAQEKLQRQAQEEEAKMTQQVLGRINKQIEQYGKANGYKLILIAAPSGTIAYGRKDIDITAAVLKHLNQEYSGKK
- a CDS encoding TonB-dependent receptor, translating into MSRFRSLLLLGVLLAAAPAARAQQPGKLTISGYVRDQATGENLIGVAVMNPATGQGTATNNYGFYSLTLPAASDSLRLFVSYLGYEKGRFAVKAERNVSHDFRLRPLSAEIAGVEVVGAKEEKIAQSTRMGTINVPIAQIKTLPALFGETDVLKVLQLLPGVQSGGEGTSGLYVRGGSPDQNLILLDGTPVYNAAHLFGFFSVFNADALNNVELIKGGFPARYGGRLSSVLDISMKEGNMQEFHGEGAIGIVASKLTLEGPIKKDTASFIISARRTYIDLLARPLINLALANEGIPFDERPTVGYFFHDLNGKLNWKVSRRDRLYLSAYTGYDKFYGRYNDKNDDGTYYKENDGLGWGNLTAALRWNHVLNDRLFMNTHFTYSKYQFNVGIAQETKLLDNGQPRVEKFALRYLSNIRDLSLKADLDYVPNPDHYIRFGGQYILHSFRPGALQVKGEGAADIESGVQTLASEASLYAEDDYRLTDRLKVNAGLRLNSFLVDNKVYPSVEPRLAARFLLTEDWALKASYARTTQYIHLLTNSGIGLPTDLWVPATAKVKPQRAQQLSLGAARSLQHKGEEYELSLEAYYKPMQNLIEYREGASFLGTTDSKWQDKVTSGQGWAYGAEVFLQKKSGRTTGWIGYTLAWSNRKFAELNQGQLYPYKYDRRHDASLVIVHKFSSTFTLSGTWVYGTGNATTLSEGRFRLAPNEQYEEYGPRNSYRMRAYHRLDLDLSKTKKKKWGEVVNSFSLYNAYSRRNPYYMYLARDYDYQTGQNKSVYKQISLFPIIPSFSKSFKF